A genomic region of Rhipicephalus sanguineus isolate Rsan-2018 chromosome 3, BIME_Rsan_1.4, whole genome shotgun sequence contains the following coding sequences:
- the LOC119387682 gene encoding transmembrane protein 177 — MASRWFLSEAGRKAAGAAGLTGGLIGALVGLLPHTHLLEQYKSIVRAYKDGKPLPLDPLVKKRAEEVLRLVDLDEKQKSSVKFFPVPILDTFFAGSTTGSKGAIIGLPITFSYVKKEDIQTKSLLIHGFKEPAWETKEAEELKKSLVLSDKAQRFVIARDISWASTYYVQLQSAALSFSVVNCYFMGRLVNDRFHLLIRAPRVLRVALYGVIVALHATMYIGFKDAMSQYWDKKADSKAASLGRDYVEGGIEYYEKLLQRNRALRELLGDEGRKWYTSKGNVNRILRSDHVPITHRLDGLKSRLQTASASELTA; from the exons ATGGCTTCACGCTGGTTTCTCAGTGAGGCGGGCAGGAAAGCAGCTGGCGCGGCCGGCCTCACTGGCGGCCTCATAGGAGCATTGGTTGGTCTGCTTCCTCACACCCACCTGCTCGAACAGTATAAGAGCATAGTTCGAGCTTACAA GGATGGCAAACCACTGCCTTTGGATCCTCTTGTGAAGAAAAGAGCAGAAGAG GTCCTGCGGTTGGTTGACCTCGATGAAAAGCAAAAAAGCAGTGTCAAGTTTTTCCCCGTGCCAATTTTGGACACATTCTTTGCTGGCAGCACGACGGGGTCTAAAGGAGCGATCATTGGCCTGCCCATCACTTTCAGCTATGTGAAGAAGGAAGACATACAGACAAAGAGCCTTCTCATTCACGGTTTCAAAGAGCCGGCGTGGGAAACTAAAGAGGCCGAGGAACTAAAGAAATCGCTCGTGCTCAGCGACAAGGCGCAGAGGTTTGTCATCGCGAGGGACATCAGCTGGGCAAGCACCTACTACGTCCAGCTCCAGTCGGCGGCACTCTCCTTTTCCGTCGTCAACTGTTACTTCATGGGTCGGCTCGTCAACGACAGGTTCCACTTGCTGATTCGTGCACCCCGTGTTCTCCGAGTGGCCCTGTACGGTGTAATAGTGGCGCTTCATGCGACCATGTACATCGGCTTCAAGGATGCCATGAGCCAGTACTGGGACAAGAAAGCGGACAGCAAGGCAGCTTCCCTAGGGAGAGATTACGTGGAGGGCGGCATAGAGTATTACGAGAAATTGCTTCAGAGGAACAGGGCTCTGAGGGAATTGCTGGGGGATGAGGGGCGCAAGTGGTACACTTCGAAAGGCAACGTCAACAGGATACTTCGGTCTGATCACGTCCCAATCACGCACAGACTGGATGGCTTGAAGAGTAGGCTGCAGACGGCCAGTGCAAGTGAACTTACTGCGTGA